In the genome of Dickeya fangzhongdai, one region contains:
- the wzyE gene encoding ECA oligosaccharide polymerase — translation MTEWAFFGLWLVWLGGGGVVLWLSGREFRRWRFNFNVLFSLLYLLTFYFGFPLTALLTFRFGVETASPLNLLLALLSATAFYVIYYVSYKTRLRSAPAAPRSLPLTMTRLEALLTCGLLALVALVTAAVFFANNGLLLFKLSSYSQIFSRDVAGVALKRFFYFFIPAMLMWYFLHQTRRAWLIFLLTTVAFGGLAYLLVGGTRANIIIAFALFLFIGLQRGWIAWWMLAAAGGGGIVAMFWLALKRYGLDVKGEEAFYTFLYLTRDTFSPWENLAMLWQHLDQITLQGLAPIVRDFYVFIPAWLWPERPALVLNSANYFTWEVLNYHAGLAISPTLLGSLLIMGGPLLIPAGAIAVGLLIKGFDGLYRYGRQAENRYLSAVLQAFCFGTVFNLIVLVREGLDAFVSRVVFFCLVFAACLLAAKLLYWLLLRAGAVAVRAPSQGETE, via the coding sequence ATGACTGAGTGGGCGTTTTTCGGTTTGTGGCTGGTCTGGCTGGGCGGCGGCGGCGTGGTGCTGTGGCTGAGCGGGCGTGAGTTCCGCCGGTGGCGTTTCAACTTCAATGTGCTGTTTTCCTTGCTGTATCTGCTGACGTTCTATTTCGGCTTTCCGTTGACCGCCTTACTGACATTTCGCTTCGGGGTGGAGACGGCCTCGCCGCTGAATCTGCTGCTGGCGCTGCTGTCCGCCACGGCGTTTTACGTCATTTATTATGTCAGTTATAAAACCCGGCTGCGGTCTGCACCGGCTGCACCGCGCTCGTTGCCGTTGACCATGACGCGGCTGGAAGCGCTTCTCACCTGTGGGTTGCTGGCGCTGGTGGCGCTGGTGACCGCTGCGGTATTCTTCGCCAACAACGGCCTGCTGCTGTTCAAACTCAGTTCCTATAGCCAGATTTTCTCTCGCGACGTCGCCGGCGTCGCCCTGAAGCGCTTCTTCTATTTCTTTATTCCCGCCATGCTGATGTGGTATTTCCTGCACCAGACCCGGCGCGCCTGGCTGATTTTCTTGCTGACGACCGTCGCGTTTGGCGGGCTGGCCTACCTGCTGGTGGGCGGCACCCGCGCCAATATCATCATCGCTTTCGCTCTGTTTCTGTTTATTGGCCTACAACGCGGTTGGATCGCCTGGTGGATGCTGGCGGCGGCAGGCGGTGGCGGTATCGTGGCGATGTTCTGGCTGGCGCTCAAGCGCTACGGTCTGGACGTCAAGGGCGAAGAGGCGTTCTACACCTTTTTGTACCTGACGCGGGATACCTTTTCGCCGTGGGAAAATCTGGCCATGCTATGGCAACATCTCGACCAGATCACGCTACAGGGACTGGCGCCCATCGTGCGGGATTTTTATGTCTTTATTCCCGCCTGGCTGTGGCCGGAGCGACCAGCGCTGGTACTGAACAGCGCCAACTATTTCACCTGGGAAGTATTGAATTATCATGCCGGGCTGGCGATATCGCCGACCTTGCTCGGTTCGCTATTGATTATGGGCGGGCCGCTGTTGATTCCGGCTGGCGCGATTGCGGTCGGGTTGCTCATCAAGGGGTTTGACGGCCTTTACCGCTACGGGCGGCAGGCGGAAAACCGCTATCTGTCCGCCGTGTTGCAGGCGTTCTGCTTTGGCACGGTTTTTAACCTGATCGTGCTGGTGCGTGAAGGGCTGGATGCGTTTGTCTCGCGGGTGGTGTTTTTCTGTCTGGTTTTCGCTGCCTGCCTGCTGGCGGCCAAATTGTTGTACTGGCTGCTGTTGCGCGCCGGCGCGGTTGCCGTTCGCGCGCCATCACAAGGAGAAACGGAATGA
- the wecG gene encoding lipopolysaccharide N-acetylmannosaminouronosyltransferase, translating into MNDARPQYPIPQYRIRGIPVQGFRDMEQCVSALFAGGSPHPGTLIAINAEKVMAADRDATLRELMLQEGNCNYADGISVVCSIRRKYPGAQVERIAGADLWEALMQRAGQLGTPVFLLGGKPSVLAETERKLREQWQVNIVGTQDGYFTPEQRQAVLERVRDSGAQLVTAALGSPRQELLMRDCRRLYPAAFYMGVGGTYDVFTGQVKRAPPAWRRYGVEWLYRLLTQPSRFRRQFKLLRYLAWHFGGRL; encoded by the coding sequence ATGAATGATGCACGGCCGCAGTACCCTATTCCGCAGTACCGTATTCGCGGCATCCCGGTGCAGGGTTTTCGGGATATGGAGCAGTGTGTGTCGGCGCTGTTTGCAGGCGGCTCGCCGCATCCGGGAACGTTGATTGCCATCAATGCCGAAAAGGTGATGGCCGCCGATCGCGATGCAACGCTGCGTGAACTGATGTTGCAGGAGGGTAACTGCAACTATGCCGATGGCATCAGCGTGGTGTGTTCCATTCGCCGCAAATATCCGGGCGCCCAGGTGGAGCGTATCGCCGGCGCCGATCTGTGGGAGGCGCTGATGCAGCGCGCCGGGCAGTTGGGAACGCCGGTGTTTCTGCTTGGCGGCAAGCCGTCGGTGCTGGCGGAGACCGAACGCAAGCTGCGTGAACAGTGGCAGGTCAATATTGTGGGCACGCAGGACGGTTACTTTACGCCGGAACAGCGTCAGGCGGTATTAGAGCGCGTGCGCGACAGCGGCGCGCAACTGGTGACGGCGGCGTTGGGGTCGCCGCGGCAGGAATTATTGATGCGCGATTGCCGTCGGCTGTATCCCGCCGCGTTCTACATGGGCGTGGGCGGCACGTACGATGTGTTTACCGGACAGGTCAAACGCGCTCCGCCGGCGTGGCGGCGCTACGGGGTGGAGTGGTTGTACCGCTTGCTGACGCAGCCCAGCCGTTTTCGCCGCCAGTTCAAACTGTTGCGCTACCTGGCCTGGCATTTCGGCGGCAGACTCTAG